From bacterium, one genomic window encodes:
- a CDS encoding porin family protein codes for MKIKTLVLALGLATLAGAASAQNFNIGLEAGANFANLVGSDLSMVSSANDSKLGFVGGGFLCLNFGQSFAVRPEILYEQKGNAISGTSTTTQLDYIEVPILAKLSLGTPVLNPALLLGPAFSWNMLAKDNGGNDIPNLNSSDIGLVGGVELDIDKFLVSARYELGLQNVSQNVNVQNGTLTFLAGYSFM; via the coding sequence ATGAAGATCAAGACCCTGGTTTTGGCTTTAGGCTTGGCGACCCTGGCGGGGGCCGCGTCGGCGCAGAATTTCAATATCGGTTTGGAAGCGGGAGCCAATTTCGCGAACCTGGTCGGAAGCGACCTGAGCATGGTCAGCAGTGCCAACGATTCCAAATTGGGGTTCGTGGGCGGCGGGTTCCTTTGCCTGAACTTCGGCCAATCCTTCGCCGTTCGTCCCGAGATCCTCTATGAACAAAAGGGGAATGCCATTTCAGGCACCAGCACCACCACCCAATTGGACTACATCGAGGTTCCGATCCTCGCCAAGCTCTCCCTGGGGACGCCGGTCCTGAACCCGGCTCTTCTTCTGGGCCCGGCGTTCAGCTGGAACATGTTGGCCAAGGACAACGGGGGCAACGACATCCCGAACCTCAACAGCTCGGACATCGGTCTTGTGGGCGGGGTCGAGTTGGACATCGATAAGTTCCTCGTGAGCGCCCGTTATGAACTGGGCCTCCAGAACGTGTCCCAGAACGTCAATGTGCAGAACGGGACCCTGACCTTCTTGGCGGGTTATTCCTTCATGTAA